Proteins from one Deltaproteobacteria bacterium genomic window:
- a CDS encoding PD-(D/E)XK nuclease family protein codes for MVLYRSFTSAAVLHQYMLVESRPGDLILVSHDRLARQLWHAERQQKLSQGLAGWEPLPILTLNQWFQQLFESLWPPLCLATDLKRLRLWEEAMQSGPRLADLAVDLALAHRLDETHAILSRHLISSTLPAGEGPPLVAWRRAICQIFEAQLTEQHLITPGQLPSYLLQELRLGKISLPPRILALGFEAPAPVEEAWFQELANRTDLERLLVQGSPSVVQTAVTLPDVEQEMQWVAARILEASHHGGLTPHRVAVTSPAMDDYAAPFQRMLAELLGPACEGGRVAYNFSHGSSLAEHPLFQVGILPLTFFTEGELRSSLISLLLSPYYGRLGAQNEFGVELDLVFREQGVDHGWPRLRQAWHRQPNLADGLGAEVLSSLEPALKAFLVSPQSGREWIAALKQTWRLLGFPVELNDPEAQAMSVLEELLQDVERVLGSVRLDAREFQSWLGHAAQLRLLAGSGREEAGFQIMGLLELRNLDFDRVFCLGMNAGTFPWPCRQLPLLDAAERRQVLGGTIDSQYAFAKQIFASLLGVAPHLTLTRPHLSGDEPLAATPIWTGNWIDATMDHLVQPEPAWLRVQAIREALIHPQGQPVVEPDDLLSQFSLPLELSITDIDNARACPCRFFLENLLELAPLPEIEAGPEAIERGARLHEALARFVQNFKVYLKKHNHWNDFQARATLKEAVAQVLKPYGDDLHWQVELQRWLSEDEETPGFLWHWLEQEKERYNEGWKWAGEEIKFSGVTVPGWPFTLKGRIDRLDYHPNQAYMVWDYKCGQIPDWRQMFGDRLRFQLIGYLMALQQGRVKQARAWKPARAGYIQLKSSKAVKFQTWDLEPCYWEAELAEWKLIIAQIGNRLHQGNFLPDPKPAPNQREEGACQYCPYRLICGYPFLETKDKFDLES; via the coding sequence ATGGTATTGTATAGGTCTTTTACTAGCGCCGCCGTGTTGCATCAGTATATGCTGGTGGAATCGAGGCCGGGAGACCTAATTCTGGTATCCCATGATCGCCTGGCCCGGCAGCTGTGGCACGCCGAACGGCAACAGAAGTTGAGCCAGGGTTTGGCGGGCTGGGAACCGTTGCCCATTCTGACCCTCAACCAATGGTTCCAACAGCTTTTCGAGTCCTTATGGCCGCCGCTATGCCTGGCCACCGACCTGAAGCGTTTGCGCCTCTGGGAGGAGGCCATGCAATCCGGCCCCCGGCTGGCAGATCTTGCTGTTGACCTGGCTCTGGCCCATCGCCTGGATGAAACTCATGCTATTCTTTCCCGTCACCTGATCTCATCTACCCTGCCTGCCGGCGAAGGCCCGCCTCTTGTGGCCTGGCGACGGGCTATCTGTCAGATTTTTGAAGCTCAATTGACGGAACAGCATCTTATTACGCCGGGGCAGTTGCCAAGTTATCTATTGCAGGAACTGCGGCTGGGTAAAATCTCTTTGCCGCCCCGGATCTTGGCTCTGGGCTTTGAGGCCCCGGCCCCGGTTGAAGAAGCCTGGTTCCAGGAATTGGCGAACCGCACTGATCTTGAAAGGCTGCTGGTCCAAGGCTCCCCCAGCGTGGTTCAGACCGCGGTAACCCTACCCGATGTCGAACAAGAGATGCAGTGGGTGGCGGCCCGAATATTAGAGGCGTCTCATCATGGGGGTCTGACACCGCACCGGGTGGCGGTCACCTCCCCGGCCATGGATGACTACGCCGCTCCTTTCCAGCGGATGTTGGCCGAGCTTCTGGGCCCAGCCTGTGAAGGGGGCCGGGTGGCCTATAATTTTTCCCACGGCTCCAGCCTGGCCGAGCATCCGCTGTTTCAGGTCGGCATCCTGCCTCTAACTTTTTTTACCGAGGGCGAATTACGCTCATCTCTGATTTCGCTGCTGCTTTCTCCCTATTATGGCCGTCTGGGGGCCCAAAACGAGTTCGGAGTCGAATTAGACCTGGTGTTTCGGGAACAGGGTGTGGACCACGGCTGGCCCCGGTTGCGCCAGGCCTGGCACCGCCAACCGAACCTGGCTGACGGCCTCGGGGCTGAGGTGCTGAGCAGCCTGGAACCCGCGCTGAAGGCTTTTCTGGTAAGCCCCCAATCAGGCCGGGAGTGGATCGCAGCCTTGAAACAGACCTGGCGGTTACTGGGTTTTCCGGTGGAACTGAATGACCCGGAAGCCCAGGCGATGTCCGTCCTGGAAGAACTTCTCCAAGATGTAGAGCGAGTTCTGGGATCAGTGCGGTTAGACGCTCGGGAATTCCAGTCCTGGCTCGGGCACGCGGCTCAACTCCGCCTTCTGGCTGGCTCTGGCCGGGAAGAAGCCGGTTTTCAGATCATGGGGCTGTTGGAATTGCGCAATCTTGATTTTGACCGGGTTTTTTGTTTGGGCATGAATGCCGGTACTTTCCCCTGGCCCTGCCGCCAGTTACCTTTGCTGGACGCGGCCGAACGCCGCCAGGTGTTGGGGGGCACCATAGATAGCCAATATGCCTTTGCTAAGCAGATTTTTGCCAGTCTTCTGGGTGTCGCCCCCCATCTTACCTTGACCCGGCCGCATCTAAGCGGCGATGAACCATTAGCTGCCACCCCTATCTGGACCGGAAACTGGATTGATGCCACGATGGACCATCTGGTCCAGCCAGAGCCAGCCTGGCTGCGGGTCCAGGCAATCCGTGAGGCTCTTATCCATCCCCAGGGGCAACCGGTGGTTGAGCCGGATGACCTGTTATCCCAGTTCTCGCTTCCTCTTGAACTATCTATCACCGATATCGACAACGCCCGCGCCTGTCCCTGTCGGTTCTTCCTGGAAAATCTTCTCGAGCTTGCTCCCTTGCCTGAGATTGAAGCTGGACCTGAGGCCATCGAACGTGGTGCCCGGCTGCATGAGGCCCTGGCCCGGTTTGTCCAAAATTTTAAGGTCTATTTGAAAAAACACAACCACTGGAACGACTTTCAGGCCCGCGCCACCCTGAAGGAGGCGGTAGCCCAAGTCCTCAAACCATATGGCGACGATCTCCACTGGCAGGTGGAACTGCAGCGTTGGTTGTCGGAAGACGAGGAGACCCCAGGATTCTTATGGCACTGGCTGGAACAGGAGAAGGAACGCTATAACGAAGGTTGGAAGTGGGCCGGAGAAGAAATAAAATTCTCTGGGGTGACCGTGCCGGGCTGGCCTTTTACCTTAAAAGGGCGCATTGATCGGCTGGACTACCACCCGAACCAGGCCTATATGGTATGGGATTATAAGTGTGGCCAGATTCCCGACTGGCGTCAGATGTTTGGTGACCGGCTGCGCTTTCAGCTAATAGGTTATTTAATGGCTTTGCAGCAGGGCCGGGTAAAACAGGCTCGGGCCTGGAAACCGGCCAGGGCAGGCTATATTCAGCTGAAATCCAGTAAGGCAGTGAAATTTCAGACCTGGGATCTGGAGCCCTGCTACTGGGAGGCGGAATTGGCGGAATGGAAGTTGATAATCGCCCAAATCGGGAACCGGCTGCATCAGGGCAATTTTCTCCCTGATCCGAAACCGGCCCCTAACCAACGGGAGGAGGGTGCCTGTCAGTATTGTCCCTACCGGCTGATCTGTGGCTACCCCTTCCTGGAGACAAAAGATAAGTTTGACCTGGAATCATGA
- the cooS gene encoding anaerobic carbon-monoxide dehydrogenase catalytic subunit, which translates to MADIESRSVDPGTQEMLKHAQEQGVETIWDRAEKMKPCPIGAEGACCRICSQGPCRIPKPKKKKGEEEPEEVKARMGVCGATAETIIARNFARMVCGGAAAHNDHSRGVAKLFKEVAHGKAPGYKIKDVTKLKQIALDYDVAITEGEGDDQKPRSTEAIAQELADKIMAEFGQQEGELVFAAKRPPKKRVELWRHLGVMPRGCDIEIVELMHRTHMGVDQEYHNILKQCTRTAISDGWGGSMISTDLQDVLFGCPVPVHGEINLGVLKEDHVNIIIHGHEPVLPEMIYVASQEAEMVQYAQNKGAQGVQLAGMCCSANELLMRHGIPVAGNYLQQELAITTGAVDAMIVDVQCEMQSLANVAKCYHTKLITTDPRARIEGETMHIPMDEHHAMDIARRIVREAIDNFPNRRAPVLIPEAKYPTVVGFSMETIRYLLGGSIRGSYYTLNDNIIGGRVRGIAGVVGCNNCRTMHDNSHLEMTKELLKNDIIVLVTGCSAMASGKAGLLTPEAAVKYCGPGLAEVCETVGIPPVLHMGSCVDNSRILMAAAACVKAGGLGNDISDLPAAGAAPEWMSEKAISIGHYFVSSGVYTIFGVSWPTLGSDILTDYLFRGLEEELGGKWDFELDPVLAAKKMIAHIDKKRAALGIDKARERVLYDMAMRRELEEKAAAAGEE; encoded by the coding sequence ATGGCGGACATCGAGAGCAGGAGTGTAGACCCAGGTACTCAAGAAATGTTGAAACACGCTCAGGAACAGGGCGTGGAGACTATCTGGGACCGGGCCGAGAAGATGAAACCATGCCCCATTGGAGCCGAAGGCGCTTGTTGCCGTATCTGTTCCCAGGGCCCCTGCCGGATACCCAAGCCCAAAAAGAAAAAGGGCGAGGAAGAGCCGGAGGAAGTTAAGGCTCGCATGGGGGTCTGCGGGGCTACTGCAGAGACCATTATTGCCCGGAACTTTGCCCGCATGGTCTGCGGCGGCGCCGCGGCCCATAACGACCATTCCCGGGGTGTGGCCAAACTCTTTAAAGAGGTGGCACATGGCAAGGCTCCGGGGTACAAGATTAAAGATGTCACCAAACTGAAGCAAATCGCCCTGGATTATGATGTGGCAATCACTGAAGGTGAGGGCGACGACCAGAAGCCTCGCTCTACCGAAGCCATTGCCCAGGAATTGGCTGATAAGATCATGGCCGAATTCGGTCAGCAAGAAGGCGAGCTGGTATTTGCTGCCAAGCGGCCTCCCAAGAAGCGGGTGGAGTTGTGGCGCCACCTGGGCGTCATGCCACGCGGCTGCGATATTGAAATCGTGGAGTTAATGCATCGCACCCATATGGGAGTGGACCAGGAATATCATAATATCCTCAAGCAATGCACCCGGACCGCGATATCGGACGGCTGGGGCGGCTCCATGATCTCCACCGATCTGCAGGATGTCCTGTTTGGCTGCCCGGTACCGGTGCACGGCGAAATAAACTTAGGAGTTCTCAAAGAGGATCATGTCAACATTATCATTCATGGTCATGAGCCGGTATTGCCGGAGATGATCTATGTGGCCTCCCAGGAGGCCGAAATGGTGCAGTATGCCCAAAACAAGGGGGCCCAGGGAGTGCAACTGGCCGGCATGTGCTGTTCGGCCAATGAGCTGTTGATGCGCCACGGCATTCCGGTAGCGGGCAACTACCTGCAGCAGGAACTGGCTATCACCACCGGCGCGGTGGATGCCATGATCGTCGATGTCCAGTGCGAAATGCAGTCGCTGGCCAACGTTGCCAAATGCTACCACACCAAGTTGATCACCACCGATCCCCGGGCGCGCATCGAAGGCGAAACCATGCATATACCCATGGATGAGCACCATGCTATGGATATTGCCCGCCGGATCGTCCGGGAAGCGATTGACAATTTCCCCAACCGCCGGGCCCCGGTATTGATTCCAGAGGCCAAGTATCCTACCGTAGTGGGCTTCAGCATGGAGACCATCCGCTATCTGTTGGGCGGCTCTATCCGCGGTTCTTATTATACTCTTAATGACAACATCATCGGCGGACGGGTGCGGGGCATCGCCGGAGTGGTGGGCTGTAACAACTGCCGTACCATGCACGACAATTCCCATCTGGAAATGACCAAGGAATTGCTTAAGAACGATATCATTGTCCTGGTCACCGGCTGTAGCGCCATGGCCTCCGGCAAGGCGGGTCTGTTGACCCCGGAAGCCGCGGTGAAGTACTGCGGCCCCGGGTTGGCCGAGGTCTGCGAGACCGTAGGGATTCCGCCGGTATTGCATATGGGTTCCTGCGTGGACAATTCCCGCATCCTGATGGCCGCGGCGGCCTGCGTCAAAGCTGGCGGGCTGGGCAATGACATCAGCGACCTGCCCGCAGCCGGGGCGGCCCCCGAGTGGATGAGTGAAAAGGCCATCTCCATCGGCCACTATTTCGTCTCCTCCGGCGTTTATACCATCTTTGGGGTTAGCTGGCCGACCCTGGGTTCGGACATCCTGACCGACTACCTGTTCCGCGGTCTAGAAGAGGAGTTGGGCGGCAAATGGGATTTCGAGCTCGATCCGGTGCTGGCCGCCAAAAAGATGATCGCCCATATCGACAAGAAGCGCGCTGCCCTGGGCATCGACAAGGCCCGGGAGCGGGTGCTCTACGATATGGCCATGCGCCGCGAGCTGGAAGAGAAAGCCGCGGCCGCGGGCGAAGAGTAA
- the radC gene encoding DNA repair protein RadC, translating to MKSGKTAPPHYHGHRQRLRTRFLQAGPESMQDYEILELLLTFAIPYSDVKPLAKRLLAHFGSFTGVLDASFEDLVKVDGLRDYSATLIRLTKACAEYYLKEEVLKRQRIPSLTALVDYCRVSMGGLKDEQFRVIFLNTQNEIIAEEIIQEGTVNQAVVYPRKILEMALKHKATGLILVHNHPSGNLTPSAADRELTRAIIQAAEALNLVVHDHLIIGRQGYFSLAENSLL from the coding sequence ATGAAATCAGGGAAAACCGCGCCCCCCCATTATCACGGTCATCGCCAGCGGCTGCGGACCCGCTTTCTGCAAGCCGGTCCCGAGAGCATGCAGGATTATGAAATTTTAGAGTTGCTGCTCACCTTTGCTATTCCCTACTCCGATGTCAAGCCGCTGGCCAAACGTCTGTTGGCTCATTTCGGCTCCTTCACCGGGGTCCTGGATGCCTCGTTTGAGGACCTGGTCAAGGTGGATGGCCTAAGAGATTATTCCGCCACCCTGATCCGCCTGACCAAGGCCTGCGCCGAATATTATCTCAAGGAAGAAGTCCTGAAGCGGCAACGCATTCCCTCGCTGACCGCCCTGGTGGACTACTGTCGGGTCTCCATGGGAGGTCTCAAGGATGAGCAATTCCGGGTGATCTTCTTGAACACCCAGAACGAAATCATTGCCGAAGAGATCATTCAGGAGGGCACGGTGAACCAGGCGGTAGTTTATCCCCGTAAGATCCTGGAAATGGCCCTGAAACACAAAGCCACCGGGCTGATTTTAGTCCACAATCATCCCAGCGGCAATCTGACCCCGTCGGCCGCGGATCGCGAACTGACCCGGGCCATTATTCAAGCCGCCGAGGCCTTAAACTTAGTAGTCCACGATCACCTGATCATCGGCCGTCAGGGTTACTTCAGCCTGGCGGAGAATTCTCTGCTTTAG